From Daucus carota subsp. sativus chromosome 6, DH1 v3.0, whole genome shotgun sequence:
caagttggtcactgaagtgggcttaatgtatcaaattggtcactgaactcaaaacggtatcaaaatggtcactgaagtggccataaatatcaaacaagtattttgaaatataagttcaagcagtaaaaatattatttataaaattttacacattatttttgaatgttactaaaaccaagtaaaaggttatgacttctaatatttattataatatatttagattttatcaagtttatttattatttatttttaattaaaacaaagaaaataattatataataaaatataaataataaataaacttgataaaatataaatatattattttaaatactagaaatcataaccttttagttggtagtgtaacatttaaaaataatgtgtaaaactttataaataatatttttactgcttgaacttatatttcaaggtacttatttgatatttatggccacttcagtgatcatcttgataccgttttgagtttagtgaccaacttgatacattaagcccacttcagtgaccaacttaataattaacccatttttttagttagaacatataaaaaaagataatatatttagttaaaaagataattgattatataagtaggccATAATTTGGCCCAAGTAGCGACCGattaaacttttaatgtttcggttcTAATAGTAAAGtgaactaatattattgtgagagtaaaattatgatatatgtagcccgtgttaattgtagaagatttGTTTTATTagtcagaatatataaaaaagatagtgcgttttagttaaaaaggtaattactaagTTTtacgatgttattttaaataatggagtttttttagttagaaaatataaaaaaagataacatattttagttaaaaataataattggtatttaGATatgcccgtattttggcccaagtttcgactgaccaaactttcaatgtttcggttttaataatatagtatggatgcgtatatattttttaaggtttgactttagtttttggtatagtcaaataggtcatgtatttgttttatgttttgatcttatatttattttatattttgatttgtttatattttgtttgaagccggCTAATTATAAAAatccgtataaaagcccgtgTACCGACCGATcgaatttttaatgtttcggctttaatagtatagtattttttaaggtttgactttagttttggtagtcaaataggttttatatttattttatgttttgattgtatatttgttttatgttttgatttgtttatattttgtttgtaacCCGCTAATTATCAAAGTTCGTATAAAAGACCGCGttaccgaccaaacttttaatgtttcagctTCAAtagtatatatagtataaaagcgattgtatatttgttttatgttttgatttgtttatattttgtttgaagtccactaattttgtttgaagcccgctaattataaaagtcttaAAAGCCCGCGtatcgaccgaccaaactttttaatattttggctttaatagtatagtatagatatgcgTATATAAACCCCTTGTACAATTTACCACACTGAGGTTGGTTGAGAGTAAGTTGAATGTGTTTGTGATTATAGTGCATGTCTGCATCTCCATTTAATAAGAAAACAATGTATATGTATTTTGACGTACTAATTGCTGAGGCAGGCCAGGAGTATTGTCGTTTTCCATAAACAGTGGCCATAAATTGGCTACTGCACATCCGAAAACACATCTACATTCCGCTCTCTCCCTGCTTCTCTCACAGACACACGGGCTtcaaatttaatactcatgCTGCTACCACCCCATCCCCATAGGAGAGCCACTAGGTCGTCGTTACATTTTGGTAACCAGACCCTTCCCATGTCGGAATCAGGATTGCTAAAtacaatttgatatttaactaAAATGCATCACTTTTTTTTTCTGTACGTTTAGATCAAGTGATCAACACAAAACGATCAAATTAATTCTCTCGTAATGAGAATATGAGATACATCAAGTAGctcatattaattaataaagttTCCGAATTGAATTTCTTTTTTGTGAcgaaaataaagttttaatcGATATAAAAACCAGCTAGCTAGCGGTAAGAATATTCTTGTGCTAAAAcgaaacatgtaaaaataagaTTTATTTAGTGTACCAAGTTTTATTACCATAATGATATAAGGATTGGCATTTGATTGAAAAGACAGAAGATCCTGCATTGAGATTCAAGGCAATTCAATTCGATTCAGTGTTTCTGTACTAGGCTAGTATGGATCCGTGCAGTTACAGTGAAATTTTGACAAAATTTTCCAAGGTCTTCTTATTCACTTGTTCCAAGGTAAAAGGCTAGAAATGGAACAACTCTGAGCTATCCATATCTCAtcaaatctctctctccctctctctgaaTCTCTCTCCCCTCAGCTACTGTCTATGACTATATATTGGACCAGGTTTAGACCCGTCAATGAAAAGagtaagaaataattaatcacCCATGCACGGATGCACCTCAGGAAATtaataagaaacaaaaataatttgtatgTTCAGAAATGACTGTGTTATTTTCTGATAAATGACAATAATACTCATTTTGTCCGCATTATATTCTCCAGCTTCACAAATCAAGTTTTGAGGGGtgctgaaataaattttaatatacaaactcgaaatttattttttcaaaaaccaGAGTTTGTTGATATAATTAGAACTAATCCGGTTCTATCATGTCCGATGTGAAACTGCGATGTTATAATTATACACTTTATTTctaattatttgaaatatatgtatTCGGTATGATCCCAGTGTTTGGAAGACTTGGGGAATGTTATTGAGGCAGATagatatatacatgcatatgtAGTATATAATTGTTGACAATACATGTGACATATCATTGTATATATTGTTTTCGTGCACTTCACACGCAGATGTGACATTACCCTGCTTTGATCAACAACTTACACAAACTTCTTTATATTCTCGTTATCAATGGTGAATCTTGTTCTTTCTCAAATCTaggtaatatataaaatttattctttTCAACACTAGTCTTCCCAAACTCCTcgttataataatttttcaatttatctCTCTCGCTTCTTTTACGGAACGTGAGGCGGGTAAATAAGATAACACTAATTCTTATCAGCAGTTAATGGAAAAAACAGAAGACTGGTCAAGCTCAAAAGTGCTTGTGCTTCTCTCTTTTTCAGATACAAAAAGATGCAAGTGTGCACACTTATATGGAGATGGGGATTTCAGTGAAGAGAAGAGCTAATTAATCAAAGTATAATCATGAACTAATGTATGAAGTACTAGATAATCAAAGCAAATTCTTTGACTTTTAACTTGTAGTACTAAATATATTGTGTCTAGCTAGGTGGGACTTTTTTGGTATTTGTAAAGTCTATAAGATACTTGTACTTGTGTCGTCTGCAGAGCTAGGGCTGCAACTATGAAATACTACTAGGACAAATTAAGGAGTTGCAATTATGTAAGAATCAAGTGCAGGAAGGAAATTTTGTGGTGCTGAATGGTGATAATAATTACGTGTCAACTCAATTCGGATAAAATTTACTTTGGacaaaaataaatcaattttcttGAGCCATTAAAAAGTTTGTGCTGATATTGTACACAATAAACATGGTATAAAACAGAAGAGTTTTGGATATATGTTATAGCTTTATGACCATGGCTGATGTTGAACTGTACATGACACTGCAACATTATTTCCGAACCGAAGGCTGGACTGTAATTACCTTTTGGTTTTTGGCAGCACAAAGATGTCGGCAACGTAATCAAAAATTCTGCTACCAGTACTAGTCAAATTTCCCTCACCTCGAAATTTGCACTACTTGGAATCATTCACTACTCGAAATTACTGATACATCGATGCATAGAGATAAAATCTGCGtatattttaaacatttttcccGTCCGTCTGCACAAGTATAATACACTTGCTTGAGGTAGGTTAAGTATAATTCCTCAACTGAATCATCatgttaataattttaagtTATTCAAATTCATTAAATGCGAAGACAGGGACTATTTGTCTCTTACGACTCTGCCTACGGCCTGGTATGAATTTATACCCTATAAACATGTCTATATATATGCAGACATCAGAAATACGTTACTCAATTTCAAGTCACTTCACCGTCCATTTCCAGATCTCGAATTTCAAGGTGAAGAACCCTAACAATTCCATTTCAGGCTTCTTCATTGGGACGACCAACTCATCTGATTTTGTCTGTCTGCTATATTAAAAGTCACTGATGGAATGGCATTCAGAATTTGTAGACAGTTTTCAAATATCTCCTTGTAAGTTTATCAGTTTTTGGTTTGAGGGTGGAAACACTAGTGTATTTCGAGTCAAAGTGAATGTGTCACTAGAGACAAGGAGTTTCTGCGGATTGCATGTATGACACTGAGAATGACTGCAAAAACTGATTTACAAACTTCACTCGGTAGCctattgttagaatataatacgaCCTGATAAGTCCGCTTTCTAACACTTCGCGTTTTTGGAATTAAGAACATGTAATTAACTTTACGTGAGGgatatcaattatataattaattgacaTACtaacaagaataaaaattatataattaattgacaTAACTAATTAACAAGAATCAAATTGCATTTTCATAGAGAACCTTTAATTCCTCAAGAAAAGGACATGACAACATTACTAGATTCTGCTAGAGCTGAGAGGAGTCCATTGGTCAACATTTTAACTAAGTAGCTAGGTTAAAACATTATGAAAGAAAACCATAATATGCTATACTTATAGCTTTTAGTACTATTAGTTCTTGAGAGGAAGGAACTCGAAAAACTGGCTTGGAGTTGAGTTGGTCATGGAAGCTATAGATGTCTCCAAATCCTTATCCTCATCACCATTTTCATCACTAAGCATATCTTCACTCCGGAGAGGGAACAATTGAAGAGTATGAGATTTCTCATCATCATAACCAGCCATTTTTCCATCACCACGATCATCATGATCAGCACCACCGAAGAAGTAGTTGAGACGAATATGATCACTAGTCGTCATATTGGGAATTTGGAAGAAGTTGACCGGATCTTGATGAGGTGATTTGATGAGCTTCGGGTCCAATGCTCTAACAGTTGATGGGCTAATAGTACTATTGGTGTAGTTTATGGGAGATGAACAGGACAACTGCATCATTTGCCACGTGGCATTCCTTTCTGCCAAGGTCCTTCTTTGGTGTAATTCTCCCTCTTCAAAGTGAATCCATCCATGATCTGCTCTAAATTCTGATGATGCTGTTACTGTCTTTGCTGCTCTTTCTATTGAAACAGTTTTCTGAACACATTTATAAGATGCATGTATAAGTACATGAATTGAATTCACATATACTATGATATTACCCGTCATCGAGTAAAATATGTTGTAACTATCATCCGTATGAAATCCAACGCCTTACATTTAGTAGGATGAAATTAATGACCATGATTAATTAGTTgtgattagggttaggggttgTTTTGGTGAGGAAGGGCACGCCAGATTGTACAGTACTATAATTGGTGAGCAAAGGAGACAAGATTTAAAAAAGTTGAATAAGCACAAGACCCAAAAACCCTAGCAAGCACTTTGTTTGTAAACAATTAACTGCAGCAGTCCCAACAGAAAGGAAGGATTGCAGCTTTTAAAACCCTTTTCATTTCCCAACAAACACATAAAGCTTTTGCTGAATCATGAATGTTTTGCTTTTTATCACCGAACCTAACTGTTAATTAATTACTGCTACACATTCTATAGCTTGGTAGTTGCATTCTCAACTTCTATTATTAATCATAACCATATCATTACTACGAGTACTGCTTCACTCGCCGGGATTTATCAGTGATAAAAATTCATCCACCGTCGTCTCAGGTCTGCTAAAATTTAGCATATTTCAGTATTTATAATTATGCATATACTACAACAATACTTGGCCTACTTGTACTAACTTATGACACAATTCTGGAATTACGATGGACGGATTTAGCGTTAAATTTACATCGGTAAAAAACCGGATTTGTTATTTTGACAATATGTGAATTAaatatgggagaaagaagacaAATTGAAAAACGTAAAAATATGGAATACCTCTGCAAGTGTACTGCAGTTTGTAGGAGGTGGCCAGTTCTTGGTCTGACCTTGTTCAGCTTCAAAACCTGTCCTATTTAGCCCTGATGGAcaaaaagtaaaacaaaaaGAATACTCCTTTACATATTTTACAACAAATCAAAACAATCAATAATTTCAATATTAGACAAAATTCAAAAGACAAATTGAACTATAAAGAAAAGCACATTTCAACATTTACAATCTCCTGTCCCTGTCTCATTAATATTTCTCTTTCTCACatgctattatttttttttttttcctttttcattttttagtttGTGTTACCTGATTCTTTCTTTTCTGGTTCTTCCATGATGGATATCTGCTCAAAGGGTTGCGATGATTCGAGTTGACGACGTCGTTTCTGACGTTCTCTGGCCTTGTGATTCTGGAACCAGTAGAACACATTCTTGCCTTCTATTTTCCCGTATCGACGCAGTTGTGCTGTGATTTCTTGGATTTCTTCGGTTGAAGGCGTTCGCGTGCCTCGCCTGTACAAATCCTCCAGCATTTGTAGCTGCTCTGCTGTTGGATTCCATCTCGAGCTTACTATAACTTGTTGCGTGTTGAAATCTCTCTTGTTTTGCTCACTCATCGCGGCTATAAGAAACGAGAAAAATTTACAATTAGACCTcatcaaaaacataaaatataacaaGCTCATATATCATGTTAAGTTATCAATTGCTAGGCCCCTTATACCATGTTCGAAAATTACTATAACTTTTTAAAGACAAATATATCATCGATATCATGCTAATTAACGTACTTATCTAGCTAGCAACCTcaagaaaaagatgaacaaTTACTTGAATGATTGGAAAAATTAGGAGAAATTAAGAGATGGGGAGAAATTGATCGAACTAACCCATGTGATGGTTGAAAGCGAGGAGGTCATGAGTGCGGTGCAAGTAAGATGAGCCAGTAGCTGCGTTTCGACTAATTTGAGAACTAGTAGAAGTTGGATTAGGCCTTGGAATCAAAGGCCGGAGTTTTCGACCATTGAAAGAGTCTTGCAGGTTAAAATCTGCAGCTTCATTATATCCCATCATCCACATGTTTAATATGGAACTCAGTTTTCACTTTTAAGTAAATCTGGGAGAGAGCTAGTGGTAGCTAgttaagtatatatatagagaggaaAACAATAAATAGGAGGAGATAGGGAGTTAAAAAACTAAGAAGTTGTTATGGAAGCAATAGGAAGGCCTTGTACTAGTACTGTTACACACACAGTAGTAGTCCCAACAGCCCTATCTCTTTATTGACTTGTGGATCAGGGGATgagagggagggggggggggggggggggggggggggcgaaGCTAGGGTGAAGAAGAAATTAACAGACACAGAGGAGATATTGGTTTAAAAAGAAGCAAAGTTAGCAAAGAAGGTTGACTGTTCTCAGGAGGTATACATATACTATACCTGATCATCCATTACtgtattgtttattatataatttttattgtatGCAGGACAAATAGAATTTTATCTGGACAAATAGTTAACAAATGCATGCAAGCCGCTGCTGGGATATAATACCAGATAGTTACATTCTTGATTTACCTAGAAATCTTCCTGTCTTTCAagaagaattttaaaaattgcacatataatcatattttatgcaACAACCATATATACTACTAGTCAATTATTATACTACAATTTatttatcatcaaaataattatcaaaatgGACATTTAAAAGAGGACGGGAGAGGAAGCGGAACGAAGTGAAAGAGTAGACAGGAGAGAAAAGCAGATGGAAAGGAGGggtgtagagagagagagagattggcaTGGAATTGAAGCGTGGAATTCTGGGAGGCTAGGGGACCTCGGGAGAAGAGAATGAAAAACGACTTGACGATCATGAGAGTCTTATCATAAGCAAAATCCCAAGCCCCTCTACTCTCTCTCTTTCACACACTCACTCACACACTCTCATTTATTGTGTTACTCTTCTTGTCTCTGTCTCGCCCCTTTCACACTTATTCTCAATCCAAACTGCCCCTCCCTCTCCCCTTTTTTCACCTTGCCTCCTCTCCTTCACTTTTATGCATAATCAAGTACTTAATCATGAGGCCTCCTTAAAATTCTTTCAtaaacacaaaaatttactTATTTCTAGCTAGCTCATATGTATGTTTTCATTCTGATCTTGCAGTGCACTTTCAAACATCAAGTGTAAAATTCCAGTTAAAGTATTATTTTCATCGTTTCCGGAGGTTGAGGGTTCAAATATTGACAATCCGATACACTGATAAGTATATCCGAGTATGGTACGTAAGCCCTATTGGATATACGTGTTTATGTGTCATCCTTCCATCGGGCACTACAAGAAAACTGGCTAATTCATGTCGTCGACAATTGATATAATCATGTAAAATTTGACGTAATATTGTTGCGATTTAATTCAACCGTCGACACTTTTAAACAAGGATATCGGATCTGTGCTCAGATCTGGTCCAAAATACCAAATATATAATCTGGCAGAGAAGAAATAACTTTACAGGGTCAAATAATGTTTCTGGAGCAACCACAATTGTGAAGCATGCATAGCCATTTATATTTGACACACACAGTATTCACAGTGCACAGCTTTATCGAAAATTACATTGTTATCCTCAGCCgagaatttcgaattttatgtatatgtatgtggtTATATATAGCATGAACAGGAATTTGTTACATACCTAAAAAGATACTAACATTGTCTTACTAAGCTCACACATGATAGAAGGATATAACACACCTTTACGTGCAAAAACAGTACTCACTGGTGCCCAGCCCATTTGGAATCTTCTCTGCCTCCCTTCCTTAATTCACCTTGAGCTGTCTTTGTGTGTGTCAAGGAGCTGTCTTCAAGCATGTCTCTACATTCACCTCCATCTCCttccttctttgttttcttctttACCCTTATTGCCTAGCTCATCCGACCCCACATGTATATACACATCGACAGATGATTGCTGCAACATAATTATTTCGTGTGATAATAAGTTTTTGCAACAATTATCTGCTAGAGGTCCAAACACTACAAGAACTCACGTAATTTCGACAAGAAAATTTCTCTAATTTCGTCGAAATTCTTTCAAAATTAGATTTTTCCGACATAATCCTCCTGGGAGTCATCGgaaaaaactatttttaacaACTTATTTTCGACATTTTATTTTTGTACATGTATATGAACACGATATTATCTGGTGTAACAATTATCTTTCGGAAGTCCGAACTAATTATCTTATATGTATATGGACCCGATAAGGTATGGTGCAACAATTATATGTTTGGAAGAGAACAGGACccgtttattatatatgtacccgtttattatatatgtatagtatatggatgtatttgtgtttgtatatgtgaatatatgtgcaGTGGGCTGTCACATTGTCATAATTATTGAATGATACATTGCAGGAGTATGTATGAATTATCACTGAACAAGAATGTGTAGTGTCTGTTTATGTGAATTGAGATGTGTAtgcatatataactatatataatataggtaTAGACAGAATTTAGATAGTACTACTCAAAGTTTGGCTATATTCAAAGGGGTCATGAAAGTTGGCACCAAAATTTGGACTAGGCATAAGCATACCTTCTTAACCACAAGTCACATTTTGTCATTTACACAGGGATATTAGCCAAGACTCATTGAGTTTTGTGTAATTTTGTCATATTGCATTCTCACCCATCTGTATTTTAACTATTGGAAAGTTCAATTATAGGGATTGATAGTCAAGAGATTGCTAGAAATAGGTGAAAATTTGAGTTAGTCCTGCCTAGCATGAATGTGTGTATGTTGTAACTTGAGACTCGATTTGTTATTAAGAATTTCAAGGACAAAAAGTGATATGTCAACTCAAGCAACAAGCTAGCAGGTCTGTTAAAAGTGTTTGCCTACAGTACATATAACAAACAGTAACAAGGGCGGAGCGGAGCGATCGTTCTAGCCTAGAGTCTCAGTTGACCTTCGAAAATCAACGTAGAATTTGTTTCATAAGTCGTGATTTCAGCGAAAATGtgtaaaaatttgattttatgccTCTCAAACCTCCAAAAGTCAATAGTATATCTATTAGCCTCGGCTATTTTgaatcctggttccgccactgctaCTAATGGTCTACTATTTAATCCAGGTTATTACAAAATCCTGTTTTTGTCACCATTACAGTAACAATATAGCCTTAACATTATGCAGAAAACCAACCatacaagcatatatataatcCATATTTGCAGGTACAGACACAAGGAGGATGAGTATTATTGGTCTGACAAAGTGAAGGTAATAAAAACTCATTATCTCATCCAAAAAGGCGAAAATATAAATTCCATAAGCCCttgaataagaaaaaaattaagagagttcgattaaaatctgaaaaagtTGAGTCTGTATTTGAGCCTTAACAAATGGAATTGAATAAGAGGACCACTTGATGTAAAATTTGATCAACTACTTGTACAACTAATCTATGCAACTATTACTTGTGCAACTAGCCGGTACTTCAATAGTAACTGTAATCAATTCTCGATGTTACATATTGGGAAGTAGCTCTCTTCTTGTAAGCTCCGTTTCTTATTCAAAATTGCCTAACTAACGACCAATCTTCCTAACGCGCTAACACACCACATTATTAGTGAAGGAACTTGTGGCGCTAGGCACTCCTGTTTCTTTTCTAGGTGGAAGCTGGTGGCTTGCTTAACCAGCCAGATACAGGGAATAGCTAGGTGTTAAGTGACCAGTTCTTCTAAAACCTCAAGCCGTTGAGAGAGGAGCTTACCAGGAATCACGATCATATTGTACTCTGACTATAGGTAACCTCTGTTTATAAGCAGAGGAAAACTATACTAGCATATACGTGAAGTATTTTTACATTCGTGTCTTCTCGTCGAGCTCCTATACTGCCAAATGCTGTCTATTAGTCCGGCCTATAATGTTTACGATCCAATACATTTTTGAAACTCTGAGCCAGAAGCTTCCATGGGCCAATGGCTTAGCAGTTGGATATACTTGGATTTGTGGGGAATATATGTTATCTCACATATAGATAACATAGATTGACATGAAAAAACACTTAGTAACAAGAAAAGAtcaacaaataatcaaaataatttaaaatactatCCTGAAATTTCTCAGCCATCTCATAAACCATGATCCGCCTCAAATCAATTGTCTATATAATCATGTAACGACGTAGTAGTCTGTACGAACATTTTATGTGGTTTGAGCTTATGATGGATTCGACAAGAAGATTTTATCTAGACTCACTAGAGTGTTGCACCTCCTATATTTCCAGCAGCACAAGGAGAACTATGAAATTTTGCATTCAGCCTCCTTACTGCCCGATGTTTCTAATGAAATCCTCTGAAGCAAATATATCCTGCACCAAATTTGTTGGATCATATTAATCATTTCAATTGCAACTGGATGTGAtgatagtttttaatattttttcacgATATTCTTGACAGAGATAAGTTTGGTTATCATATGTCTACTTAATAAACTCATCAATGTAAAGTATGGAAGTGAGATATATATAGTCCTGTATCTTGTCGACTTAATAAACCGATTAATTTAAGAAGCCCTTAACAATCCAACATGTGAAGAATTTGAAATACAGGTATACTAATGGAGTGATGGGTACACGAATAATTTGGTGGTGTGCAGATGAAGAAAAGTAGCATTCAGTTCGGGTCTATTATAAGTTACCATCTTTTGTAAAGTATTTGCTAAACAAAACATTACTGGTTGCATCAAACACAAGAAGCTGCTTCATACCTCTCGAGAAGCAATCTTGAATCTCATCCGTTGTTGTACCGGATTAATGAAATCACGATTGAGAAATTAAAGTTAGTCAGATAAAAGCTAAGACTTTCTGCGATAGACCTACATGC
This genomic window contains:
- the LOC108226596 gene encoding WUSCHEL-related homeobox 1, with the protein product MWMMGYNEAADFNLQDSFNGRKLRPLIPRPNPTSTSSQISRNAATGSSYLHRTHDLLAFNHHMAAMSEQNKRDFNTQQVIVSSRWNPTAEQLQMLEDLYRRGTRTPSTEEIQEITAQLRRYGKIEGKNVFYWFQNHKARERQKRRRQLESSQPFEQISIMEEPEKKESGLNRTGFEAEQGQTKNWPPPTNCSTLAEKTVSIERAAKTVTASSEFRADHGWIHFEEGELHQRRTLAERNATWQMMQLSCSSPINYTNSTISPSTVRALDPKLIKSPHQDPVNFFQIPNMTTSDHIRLNYFFGGADHDDRGDGKMAGYDDEKSHTLQLFPLRSEDMLSDENGDEDKDLETSIASMTNSTPSQFFEFLPLKN